One segment of Panicum virgatum strain AP13 chromosome 3K, P.virgatum_v5, whole genome shotgun sequence DNA contains the following:
- the LOC120698825 gene encoding probable membrane-associated kinase regulator 1, giving the protein MGRSRGSKGGAGDAGSARSSSSSSASSSEFEFTVTLSPASKQRSAAQLCPADELFYKGQLLPLQLSPRISMVRTLLLSSASTSSASASDSTSTSNSSRDSNGSTSSSFSADCAALLLPDSAASSSRPSSATEDDRHPHPLPAAAASFAGLPPARRTGKQYLSSFATRFSSVFHRGGAPAPKKQPSKSLAKEVIKKYAKKVKPLYEKLSQIPTKNQSNVNGGGANNQPQQGSRKPFTFSIRKKRADDDHAVPAAAAVDADVVVGGKYAHSNSFSGNLRFPRQKRCAASCPSSMRSSPSHSGLLTFGGAGGVGFPDVPAAAAAAVAGGIGVGPVSLSTASSMEELQSAIEGAIAHCKNTMGSAVPVCPRKAAAAADEICAF; this is encoded by the coding sequence ATGGGCAGGTCGAGAGGCAgcaagggcggcgccggcgacgcgggCAGCgcgaggtcgtcgtcgtcgtcctcggcgtCCTCGTCGGAGTTCGAGTTCACGGTCACGCTGTCGCCGGCGTCCAAGCAGCGCTCGGCGGCGCAGCTGTGCCCCGCCGACGAGCTCTTCTACAAGGGCCAGCTCCTGCCGCTGCAGCTGTCGCCGCGCATCTCCATGGTGCGCACGCTGCTGCTGTCCTCGGCGTCCacgtcctccgcctccgcctccgactCCACCTCCACGTCCAACTCCTCCCGCGACTCCAACGGCAGCACCTCCTCGTCCTTCTCCGCTGACTGCGCCGCGCTCCTGCTCCCGGACTCCGCGGCCTCCTCGTCGCGCCCCAGCTCCGCCACCGAGGACGACCGTCACCCGCacccgctgccggccgccgccgcctcgttcGCCGGGCTGCCGCCGGCCAGGCGCACCGGGAAGCAGTACCTCTCGTCCTTCGCCACCCGCTTCTCCTCCGTCttccaccgcggcggcgcgccggcgcccaAGAAGCAGCCGTCCAAGTCGCTCGccaaggaggtgatcaagaagtacgCCAAGAAGGTGAAGCCGCTGTACGAGAAGCTCTCCCAGATCCCCACCAAGAACCAGAGCaacgtcaacggcggcggcgccaacaACCAACCGCAGCAGGGGTCCAGGAAGCCGTTCACCTTCTCCATCCGCAAGAAGCGGGCCGACGACGACCACGCCGtcccggctgcggcggcggtggacgctgacgtcgtcgtcggcggcaAGTACGCGCACTCCAACTCCTTCTCCGGGAACCTCCGGTTCCCGCGCCAGAAGCGGTGCGCCGCGAGCTGCCCGTCGTCGATGCGGTCGTCGCCGAGCCACTCGGGCCTGCTCACCttcggcggggccggcggcgtagGCTTCCCCGacgtgccggccgccgcggccgcggccgtggcGGGCGGCATTGGCGTCGGGCCGGTGTCGCTGTCCACGGCGTCGTCGATGGAGGAGCTCCAGAGCGCCATCGAGGGCGCCATCGCGCACTGCAAGAACACCATGGGTAGCGCCGTTCCGGTGTGCCcgcgcaaggcggcggcggccgccgacgaGATCTGCGCGTTCTGA